One window of Candidatus Nitrospira kreftii genomic DNA carries:
- a CDS encoding diversity-generating retroelement protein Avd, translating to MPATVPQAVQSCHELLLWLIPQLDKFPRSRRITAARRAVMRSASSTAVSSSWLKVSILERNRDLFTDRIWSPNTRAGLPLRTTIASTGYTESTWLVSGSTTTRVPKV from the coding sequence ATGCCTGCGACGGTTCCCCAGGCCGTACAATCCTGCCACGAGTTGTTGCTCTGGCTCATCCCGCAGCTTGATAAGTTCCCACGATCGCGGCGCATCACGGCTGCAAGGCGAGCCGTGATGCGAAGCGCCTCGTCGACTGCGGTCAGCTCTTCGTGGCTCAAGGTGTCGATCCTCGAACGTAATCGTGATTTGTTCACTGATCGGATTTGGTCGCCCAACACCCGAGCGGGCTTACCGTTGAGAACCACCATCGCTTCGACGGGATACACCGAATCGACATGGCTGGTCAGCGGCAGCACCACCACGCGAGTGCCGAAGGTGTGA